In a single window of the Nitrospira sp. genome:
- the asnB gene encoding asparagine synthase (glutamine-hydrolyzing) — protein sequence MCGFAGVLNYKQSDLSRVVSKMIEAIRHRGPDDSGVWCEPSVGLGIGHARLSIVDLSSAGHQPMASTSGRYVLAFNGEIYNHLDLRVQLPNRSWRGHSDTETLLGAFDTWGVEKTLQASVGMFALVLWDRVEQRLILARDRVGEKPLYYGWCRGSFLFGSELKSLTAYSNAGFEIDRSALACYMRYAYVPAPHSIYIGIRKLLPGTYLSISPADPAGHWPQPQSYWSAVAVAAQDSRADWDDGMAVEELNRLLSIAVKGQMVADVPLGAFLSGGIDSSTVVALMQAQSARPVKTFSLGFAEGDYDEAKHAREVATHLGTDHTELYVTPGDALAVIPKLPTIYDEPFGDSSGIPTYLVAKLARRQVTVSLSGDGGDELFGGYNRYFWARSIWDRIGTVPVRIRRLLGHVLTIYSPERWNRVGLAMRTVLPNRFRMAALGDKIHKLAEVIDVASPEELYRRLLSQHREPGTLIIGAEECPIWADEQAARLEREDFSESMMFHDLVGYLTDDILTKVDRAAMAVSLETRIPFLDHRLVEFAWRLPLHLKIRNGQGKWLVRQVLDRYVPRALIERPKMGFGIPLDSWLRGPLRDWAEELLSEHRLRREGYLSPALVRRKWGEHVSGQRNWQHWLWNVLMFQAWLRDYDRSSTTVVPHH from the coding sequence ATGTGTGGATTTGCCGGTGTCTTAAACTACAAGCAGTCGGATCTCAGTCGGGTCGTGTCCAAGATGATCGAGGCGATTCGTCATCGAGGACCGGACGATTCAGGTGTATGGTGTGAACCATCCGTTGGACTGGGTATCGGGCATGCCCGGTTGTCGATTGTGGACCTGTCGTCTGCCGGTCATCAGCCGATGGCCTCGACTTCTGGTCGATATGTCCTTGCGTTCAACGGTGAAATTTACAACCATCTGGACCTGCGTGTGCAGCTCCCAAACAGATCCTGGCGTGGGCACTCGGACACGGAGACACTTCTAGGAGCTTTCGACACGTGGGGGGTCGAAAAAACTCTTCAAGCCAGCGTCGGTATGTTCGCCTTGGTCTTGTGGGATCGGGTTGAGCAACGGTTGATACTGGCTCGCGACCGAGTCGGAGAGAAACCGCTGTATTACGGGTGGTGCCGAGGATCCTTTCTGTTCGGCTCGGAACTGAAATCGCTGACGGCTTATTCGAATGCGGGTTTTGAAATCGATCGAAGCGCGTTGGCCTGTTACATGCGCTATGCCTATGTGCCCGCACCGCACTCGATCTATATCGGTATACGGAAACTGCTTCCTGGGACCTACCTCAGCATCTCGCCTGCTGATCCAGCCGGGCACTGGCCGCAACCTCAATCGTATTGGTCTGCCGTAGCGGTTGCTGCGCAGGATAGCCGAGCTGACTGGGATGATGGGATGGCCGTGGAGGAGCTGAACCGCCTGTTGAGTATCGCAGTCAAAGGGCAAATGGTTGCGGATGTGCCGCTCGGCGCATTCCTCTCGGGCGGCATCGATTCGTCTACGGTCGTCGCGCTGATGCAGGCGCAGTCTGCCAGGCCGGTAAAGACTTTTTCACTCGGCTTTGCCGAAGGTGACTACGACGAGGCGAAACATGCAAGGGAGGTTGCGACGCATCTCGGCACCGATCATACCGAATTGTATGTCACGCCGGGCGATGCGCTGGCCGTCATTCCGAAGTTACCGACCATCTATGATGAACCGTTCGGTGACTCGTCCGGAATTCCCACGTATCTGGTGGCGAAATTGGCGCGTCGCCAAGTCACGGTGTCCCTGTCCGGCGATGGCGGCGACGAATTGTTTGGAGGCTACAACCGCTATTTTTGGGCGCGATCAATCTGGGATCGGATCGGGACGGTGCCGGTGAGGATTCGCCGGTTGTTAGGGCATGTCCTGACCATCTACTCACCTGAGCGGTGGAATCGAGTAGGTCTGGCGATGCGGACAGTGTTGCCGAACCGTTTCCGGATGGCCGCGCTGGGGGATAAAATCCACAAGCTGGCCGAAGTGATTGATGTCGCCAGCCCCGAAGAGCTCTATCGACGACTGCTGTCTCAACACCGAGAGCCTGGGACATTGATAATCGGTGCGGAGGAATGTCCGATCTGGGCAGATGAGCAGGCTGCCCGGTTGGAGCGGGAAGACTTCAGCGAGAGCATGATGTTTCATGATCTTGTCGGCTATCTCACGGATGATATTCTGACCAAAGTGGATCGTGCGGCGATGGCCGTGAGTTTGGAAACGCGGATCCCCTTTCTCGATCATCGCCTCGTGGAGTTTGCCTGGAGATTGCCCCTGCATTTGAAGATCCGCAACGGACAAGGAAAATGGCTTGTGCGGCAGGTGCTTGACCGGTATGTGCCGCGTGCGTTGATCGAGCGTCCGAAGATGGGGTTTGGGATCCCGCTCGATTCATGGTTGCGAGGCCCCTTGCGCGATTGGGCTGAAGAATTGCTGAGCGAACACCGCCTTCGCCGGGAGGGGTATCTCTCTCCGGCGCTGGTTCGGCGCAAATGGGGGGAGCATGTATCGGGTCAGCGGAACTGGCAACACTGGCTATGGAATGTGCTGATGTTTCAAGCCTGGTTAAGGGATTATGACCGGTCGTCCACGACTGTTGTACCTCATCACTGA
- a CDS encoding glycosyltransferase yields the protein MLRFWKEYLAEGRSGLLMLRCAKPNDEDLAEYGVDVSFIRSQTGRSIIWGQDYLANHEINALMASAHFFLLPSASLHSVSIMQAMMLGAIPVVTDTVGTSVYVTDTVNGIVLHGMREAIWDKDAVTGILVDRYGKTPILDDDLVSQLTCRMGSLLDRPESYSDMRHRMMSFAHKQFSGQAFSDQFWGAVSSLYERFCESSRVNTIGPCPERRSLLDCMVQSNEWSRVFESPTQPMQRVNTGYSMVWEMGGAFIQAYGNPSFRLSDWSVFAKYYSTAAPPITFAYTLEELGGRYLSFSGHPGEAVINESIDAISRILKPYPVLHRHAGRFWRGVRRVHAYVSSKFLKPKVENPDRADHFNVELIRHGVAGYNIVRHFDRYYAILQKEGAFSPTKAEAGGYSSCLSGYSLEEVERAIGAAQDFEARQADSYQRSPTGTLSRD from the coding sequence GTGTTACGGTTTTGGAAAGAGTATCTGGCTGAGGGGCGAAGCGGGCTTCTCATGCTGCGCTGTGCAAAGCCGAATGATGAAGATTTAGCTGAGTATGGTGTGGATGTTTCCTTTATCCGGTCTCAAACGGGTCGCAGTATCATTTGGGGGCAGGATTATCTGGCGAATCACGAAATAAATGCCTTGATGGCAAGCGCACATTTCTTTTTATTGCCCAGCGCATCCCTGCACTCGGTTTCCATTATGCAGGCTATGATGCTGGGTGCTATTCCTGTGGTTACTGATACTGTGGGAACGTCAGTGTATGTGACGGATACTGTGAACGGCATTGTTCTGCATGGTATGCGTGAGGCTATTTGGGATAAGGACGCGGTAACCGGTATTCTGGTGGATCGATATGGTAAAACGCCTATCCTCGACGATGATCTCGTCTCTCAACTGACTTGTCGCATGGGTAGCTTGTTGGATCGACCAGAGAGCTACAGCGACATGCGACATCGCATGATGAGCTTTGCGCACAAGCAGTTTTCTGGGCAGGCATTTAGCGATCAATTCTGGGGTGCAGTTTCATCCCTCTATGAGAGATTCTGCGAATCTAGCAGGGTGAACACCATAGGGCCGTGTCCGGAGAGACGGTCGCTTCTTGATTGTATGGTGCAGAGCAATGAATGGTCTCGAGTGTTCGAAAGCCCAACGCAACCTATGCAAAGGGTCAATACCGGATATAGCATGGTATGGGAGATGGGTGGAGCATTCATTCAAGCTTACGGCAACCCAAGTTTTAGACTGAGCGATTGGTCCGTGTTCGCAAAATATTACAGTACAGCTGCACCTCCCATCACCTTTGCGTACACGCTGGAAGAGTTGGGAGGACGCTATCTCAGCTTTAGCGGACATCCTGGTGAAGCTGTGATCAATGAGTCAATTGATGCGATTTCGAGAATACTTAAACCCTATCCGGTGTTACATCGACATGCCGGTCGTTTCTGGAGAGGAGTCCGTCGTGTTCACGCATACGTCTCGTCGAAATTTCTGAAGCCGAAAGTGGAAAACCCTGATAGGGCAGATCACTTCAATGTCGAACTTATCCGACACGGCGTAGCAGGCTACAATATTGTTCGCCACTTTGACCGGTATTACGCGATTCTCCAGAAAGAGGGCGCATTCAGTCCGACAAAGGCCGAGGCGGGGGGCTATTCATCGTGCTTGTCTGGATACTCGCTTGAGGAGGTAGAGCGCGCTATTGGAGCTGCCCAGGATTTCGAAGCGAGGCAGGCCGATTCCTACCAACGATCCCCGACAGGAACACTCAGTCGTGATTAA
- a CDS encoding glycosyltransferase translates to MPDPLVSVAMSVHDGAGTVAAAIRSILWQTFPDWELILVNDASTDGTSGICRRFQDPRIRLIDETEQRGLAVRLNQAVNSARGKYIARMDADDIAYPERFARQVDYLESHPIIDLVGHGAVLFKQNGEVVGLYPRAISHEDICRRPWWGFPFAHPTWMGKRSWFLNERYDERLMKGQDQELLLRTYRKSQFAALPECLLGYRIENISIQKSARGRVAYCRRLLVDIDDLTSLSHAVKGIGIHSIALARDFVFDLAGTVGEKSRRSFLSADQSVRAEWDAIWRRSVSEQACS, encoded by the coding sequence GTGCCGGATCCCCTGGTTTCAGTGGCCATGTCGGTGCATGACGGAGCCGGAACGGTCGCTGCGGCGATTCGCTCGATTCTCTGGCAGACGTTTCCTGACTGGGAACTGATTCTCGTCAATGACGCATCTACTGACGGGACTAGTGGTATTTGCCGTCGCTTCCAAGATCCGCGCATTCGCCTGATTGATGAGACGGAACAGAGAGGGCTGGCCGTGAGACTCAACCAGGCGGTCAATTCCGCACGGGGAAAGTATATCGCTCGTATGGATGCCGACGATATTGCCTATCCTGAGCGATTTGCCAGGCAGGTCGATTATCTCGAGTCTCATCCCATCATCGATTTGGTGGGGCACGGAGCCGTCTTGTTCAAGCAGAATGGAGAGGTCGTCGGGCTCTATCCGAGGGCGATCAGTCACGAAGACATTTGTCGGCGGCCCTGGTGGGGATTTCCATTTGCCCATCCGACGTGGATGGGCAAACGATCTTGGTTTCTGAACGAGCGATACGATGAACGGCTGATGAAGGGACAAGATCAGGAGCTACTTCTCCGAACCTATCGGAAGAGTCAATTTGCCGCCCTCCCGGAATGCTTGCTGGGCTATCGGATCGAAAACATATCCATCCAGAAATCGGCGAGGGGACGTGTGGCCTACTGCCGCCGGCTCCTGGTCGATATAGACGACCTCACTTCGTTGAGCCATGCGGTGAAGGGTATCGGGATCCATAGTATCGCGCTCGCACGAGATTTCGTCTTCGACCTGGCCGGAACAGTTGGGGAAAAATCCCGCAGGTCATTTCTTTCCGCAGATCAGTCGGTTCGGGCAGAGTGGGACGCAATTTGGCGCCGCTCAGTATCCGAACAGGCCTGTTCATGA
- a CDS encoding DUF268 domain-containing protein: protein MRDFFRNSVIARWGAAFLGPHFLTSVGALPRYLSDWGVYQRAAPQALSFRDSYPCLADRVLATPFDPHYFFQAAWLARRLYRTAPSLHVDIGSSVMMLNVLSAGIKTVFVDYRPLQVQLSNLIPLGGDIVRLPFRTGSIKSLSCLHVLEHVGLGRYGDPIDPDGSHRAAAELQRVLATGGRLFLSVPVGRERVCFNAHRVFEPSTVRGLFQGLELTSFSLVDDAGRFHEEISPEAVDPLDYGCGCFELVKTRE, encoded by the coding sequence TTGAGGGATTTTTTCCGCAACAGTGTCATTGCTCGGTGGGGTGCGGCTTTTCTTGGCCCACACTTCTTGACAAGCGTCGGAGCATTGCCGCGCTATCTTTCGGATTGGGGTGTCTACCAGAGAGCTGCGCCACAAGCGCTCTCTTTCCGCGATTCCTATCCGTGCCTCGCCGACCGTGTCCTGGCCACACCGTTCGATCCGCACTATTTTTTTCAGGCTGCGTGGCTGGCACGGCGTCTGTACCGGACGGCACCTTCTCTTCACGTTGATATTGGTTCGAGCGTCATGATGCTCAACGTGCTAAGTGCCGGGATCAAGACCGTCTTCGTGGATTATCGTCCGCTCCAGGTTCAACTCTCAAACCTCATCCCGCTTGGTGGAGATATTGTTCGGTTGCCATTTCGTACGGGGAGCATCAAGTCGTTGTCGTGCCTGCATGTGCTCGAACATGTGGGACTTGGCCGATATGGTGATCCAATAGATCCAGATGGAAGTCACCGTGCGGCTGCGGAACTTCAGCGTGTGCTTGCAACCGGAGGGAGGTTGTTTCTGTCGGTTCCGGTCGGCCGTGAGCGGGTCTGCTTCAACGCACATCGGGTATTTGAGCCGAGCACGGTTCGTGGGCTCTTTCAGGGGTTGGAGCTTACGTCGTTCTCTCTTGTCGATGATGCCGGACGGTTTCACGAGGAAATCTCGCCGGAGGCGGTGGATCCCCTCGATTATGGATGCGGTTGTTTTGAGTTGGTGAAGACGCGTGAGTAG
- a CDS encoding glycosyltransferase, with product MKILCVMGEHAYGDPSRGEGVEHAHFLPALRRLGHQVTFFESFSREPYESFTELNRALLKRVEETAPDVVFCVLMQYEVWIETIRLIRSSGISVLNWSTDDSWKYSMFSKLIGTEFDLFVTTYPELVGQYHRDGIGSVYVSQWAANAETLTPPVSAGSCRYAVSFVGAAYGNRPAMIKKLRQEGIDVACFGHGWPEGPVEAKRVGEIVRESQVSLNFSEGAHGNTRGASGRQIKARVFEVPGYGGCLLTERAPNLEQYFRIGEEILSFEGEDELVRAVKTLLARPDRRDQVAQNGFERVRREHTYDRRFDEMLKELSGRVKKRSRVPIGWSVFEVAAGGHRLGPVLATIRSLLLGVASLIWGRQRGPRAARRLAFELSWRLRGAWTYRAAGWPGRLFYRES from the coding sequence ATGAAGATTCTGTGCGTGATGGGAGAACATGCCTATGGCGATCCTTCGCGTGGCGAAGGGGTCGAACACGCACATTTTCTCCCGGCGTTGCGGCGACTCGGGCATCAGGTGACGTTCTTTGAATCATTTTCTCGAGAACCATACGAAAGTTTCACCGAGCTTAACCGCGCGTTGCTGAAACGGGTGGAGGAAACAGCACCAGACGTCGTTTTCTGTGTGCTGATGCAATACGAGGTGTGGATTGAAACCATCCGGCTGATTCGGAGCAGCGGGATCTCCGTCCTCAACTGGTCGACCGATGATTCATGGAAGTATTCGATGTTCTCCAAGTTGATCGGTACGGAGTTTGATCTCTTTGTGACGACATATCCGGAACTCGTTGGCCAGTATCACCGTGACGGGATAGGGAGCGTGTATGTCTCTCAGTGGGCCGCTAATGCCGAAACGCTGACGCCACCGGTGTCTGCCGGTTCATGCCGGTATGCGGTGAGTTTCGTCGGCGCGGCGTATGGAAATCGCCCCGCCATGATCAAAAAACTCCGTCAGGAAGGAATTGATGTCGCCTGTTTCGGCCATGGCTGGCCGGAAGGGCCGGTTGAGGCCAAGCGGGTCGGCGAGATCGTTCGAGAGTCACAGGTGAGTTTGAATTTCAGTGAAGGGGCGCATGGAAATACTCGGGGTGCGTCCGGTCGGCAGATCAAGGCCCGTGTTTTCGAAGTGCCGGGTTACGGAGGGTGTCTCTTGACTGAGCGGGCACCCAATCTGGAGCAATATTTTCGTATCGGAGAAGAAATCCTGTCGTTTGAGGGAGAAGACGAATTGGTTCGAGCGGTCAAGACCCTTCTTGCCCGTCCTGATCGACGGGACCAGGTTGCGCAGAATGGTTTTGAGCGGGTGCGACGCGAGCATACCTATGATCGCCGTTTTGATGAGATGCTCAAAGAGCTTTCCGGGCGGGTAAAGAAACGATCACGCGTGCCGATTGGGTGGTCGGTGTTTGAGGTTGCAGCCGGTGGCCATCGTCTGGGGCCGGTGCTTGCGACGATTCGTTCATTGTTGCTGGGGGTGGCATCTCTCATCTGGGGCAGGCAGCGAGGTCCACGAGCAGCGCGTCGGTTGGCCTTCGAACTGTCTTGGCGTCTCCGGGGAGCCTGGACCTATCGTGCTGCCGGGTGGCCCGGGCGACTCTTTTATCGAGAAAGCTGA
- a CDS encoding class I SAM-dependent methyltransferase → MSSGLRTWLAKSDVFSYNVVLRDRWIARQASKLQSGTRLLDVGAGSCPYRNLFAHCEYRSQDLRPLQGEQLRFGGYGQIDYVSDLASIPVPENSFDAVLCTEVLEHHPEPIKVVHELARIMRPGGTLILTAPLGSGIHQEPYHFYGGYTPWWYERFLTAAGFEEITIEPNEGSLRFFGQESLRFIRTTNPFGSGVPIRTRAWWLPIWIALLPVLGLIVPVSCTWLDQFDRERRFTVGYHVTARRARST, encoded by the coding sequence GTGAGTAGCGGGCTGCGTACCTGGCTCGCGAAGAGCGATGTATTTTCCTACAACGTCGTGTTGCGTGACCGTTGGATTGCACGACAGGCTTCGAAGTTACAGTCCGGCACGAGACTGCTCGATGTGGGAGCGGGATCTTGTCCCTACCGAAACCTGTTTGCGCATTGTGAGTACCGCTCCCAGGACTTGCGACCGCTACAGGGGGAGCAATTACGGTTCGGCGGCTATGGTCAGATCGATTACGTGTCTGATCTGGCGTCCATTCCTGTTCCTGAGAACAGCTTTGATGCGGTACTGTGTACCGAAGTACTGGAACATCATCCTGAACCGATTAAGGTCGTACACGAATTGGCGAGAATCATGCGACCTGGAGGAACGCTGATCCTGACGGCACCGCTGGGATCGGGAATCCACCAAGAGCCGTACCATTTTTATGGCGGGTACACACCCTGGTGGTACGAGCGTTTTCTGACGGCTGCGGGATTTGAGGAGATCACGATTGAGCCGAATGAGGGCTCGCTTCGATTTTTTGGCCAGGAGTCGTTGCGTTTCATTCGGACGACGAATCCGTTCGGTTCAGGTGTCCCGATTCGGACGCGAGCGTGGTGGCTCCCGATCTGGATCGCATTGTTGCCCGTCTTGGGTTTAATCGTACCGGTATCATGCACATGGTTGGATCAATTCGACCGCGAGCGACGCTTTACGGTCGGCTATCATGTCACCGCGCGGCGAGCTCGCTCGACGTAA
- a CDS encoding glycosyltransferase family 4 protein, giving the protein MTGRPRLLYLITEDWYFWSHRLDLARAARDAGFDVTVATRVTDHGERIQAEGFHVIPISLFRRSRNLLRELGAVMELIGVYQRVQPHLVHHVAMKPILYGSLAAWMVRVPVVLNAFAGLGYLFTDSERQRGGLHWILTTALRSAIGRSGSTVLFQNEADRDELVRAGIVRALRTRIIAGSGIDVTTFSVKPSPQGTPLVVLPSRMLWDKGAGEFVEAARDLKEKGVDARFVLVGRCDEDNPAAIEREQLARWVAEGVVEWWGHRDDMAAVYEGATLVVLPSYREGLPKVLLEAAACGKAIVATDVPGCRDIVKDGVNGVLVPPRDSSSLARGIAHLLSDRHIRETMGARSREMAVATWAGPRISEQVLALYHELLNTSSVMNRSPRYA; this is encoded by the coding sequence ATGACCGGTCGTCCACGACTGTTGTACCTCATCACTGAAGACTGGTATTTCTGGTCTCACCGGTTGGATCTGGCTCGTGCTGCACGAGATGCGGGGTTTGACGTGACCGTTGCCACTCGCGTGACGGACCATGGAGAGCGGATCCAAGCAGAAGGATTTCACGTGATCCCAATTTCGCTGTTCCGGCGGAGTCGCAACCTCCTTCGGGAGTTGGGTGCCGTCATGGAATTGATTGGCGTCTATCAGCGTGTTCAGCCGCATCTGGTTCATCATGTGGCGATGAAACCCATTCTCTACGGATCCCTGGCGGCCTGGATGGTTCGGGTGCCGGTCGTCCTCAACGCATTTGCCGGTCTCGGCTATCTGTTTACAGATTCTGAACGACAACGAGGAGGGCTGCATTGGATCCTCACAACGGCGTTACGATCGGCCATTGGAAGGAGTGGCTCAACGGTCCTATTTCAAAATGAGGCTGATCGCGACGAGTTGGTGCGGGCCGGTATTGTTCGAGCATTGCGCACCCGCATTATTGCCGGGTCAGGGATCGATGTCACCACGTTCTCGGTGAAGCCCTCTCCTCAGGGAACTCCCCTCGTTGTGTTGCCATCGAGGATGCTGTGGGATAAAGGGGCTGGAGAGTTTGTTGAGGCGGCCCGAGATCTCAAGGAAAAAGGAGTGGATGCTCGGTTTGTGCTCGTCGGCCGTTGTGACGAGGATAATCCGGCCGCCATCGAACGGGAACAATTAGCACGATGGGTTGCTGAAGGAGTCGTCGAGTGGTGGGGGCATCGGGACGACATGGCGGCTGTTTATGAAGGGGCGACGCTTGTCGTGCTGCCTTCCTATCGGGAAGGCCTGCCGAAAGTGCTTCTAGAGGCAGCGGCCTGTGGGAAAGCGATCGTGGCAACGGACGTTCCGGGCTGTCGGGATATTGTGAAGGATGGGGTCAACGGCGTTCTTGTTCCACCACGCGATTCATCCAGCCTTGCCAGGGGTATCGCCCACCTGCTGTCGGATCGACACATTCGTGAGACGATGGGAGCGAGGAGCCGCGAGATGGCTGTGGCCACCTGGGCCGGTC